Proteins from a single region of Gavia stellata isolate bGavSte3 unplaced genomic scaffold, bGavSte3.hap2 HAP2_SCAFFOLD_53, whole genome shotgun sequence:
- the LOC132321137 gene encoding ubiquitin carboxyl-terminal hydrolase 42-like: MGNDSFIAEGMAPPQRILFPPEKICMGWQQRQRAGAGLHNLHNTCFLNSVLQCLTYTPPLANYLLSREHSLSCRQLGFCMMCRMEAHVNMVLRSSASAIEPWAVLSVLKRIGEHFQLGMQEDAHEFLRYTVDAMQRACLSGSSDLDISSQSTTVVHQIFGGFLRSRVTCLSCKAVSDSYETFLDVPLDIKAASSVSAALEDFVKPEQLDGENCFKCSKCDKMVAASKRFTIHRAPKVLTVCLKRFDHFTGGKISKVVGYPMYLDLRPYTSQTAGEPLLYSLYAVLVHSGGSCHTGHYFCYTKASNGLWYEMDDSSVVPCDFNTVLRQQAYLLFYVRRQLLPASFSAVKPELPHVSPYPSLLGFRLLPRSKLLLLCYLKLANVEESS; this comes from the exons ATGGGGAACGACTCCT TCATTGCCGAGGGAATGGCTCCGCCACAAAGGATCCTCTTTCCCCCGGAGAAGATTTGCATGGGCTGGCAGCAACGACAGAGAGCTGGAGCGGGACTCCACAACCTGCACAATACGTGCTTCCTCAACTCCGTCCTGCAGTGCCTGACGTACACACCCCCTCTGGCCAACTACCTGCTCTCTCGTGAGCACAGCTTGTCGT gtCGCCAGCTAGGCTTCTGCATGATGTGCAGAATGGAAGCGCACGTTAACATGGTCTTGCGTTCCTCCGCCAGTGCCATCGAGCCTTGGGCTGTCCTCAGTGTCCTCAAGC GAATAGGAGAACATTTCCAGCTTGGCATGCAGGAAGACGCCCACGAGTTCTTACGCTATACTGTCGATGCCATGCAGAGAGCTTGTCTGAGTGGAAGCAGCGA cttggacATCTCTTCTCAATCAACTACCGTTGTCCATCAAATATTTGGGGGCTTTCTGAGATCCAGAG tcacgtgcttgagctgcaaagcGGTTTCTGATTCCTACGAGACCTTCCTGGATGTTCCTCTGGATATAAAA gcagcctcaTCGGTCAGCGCAGCTCTCGAGGACTTTGTgaaacctgagcagctggatggtgaaaactgctttaaatgtagcAA GTGTGACAAGATGGTTGCCGCCTCCAAGAGGTTTACAATCCATCGGGCGCCAAAGGTTCTCACGGTGTGTCTGAAAAGGTTTGACCATTTCACCGGCGGGAAGATCAGCAAG GTTGTGGGGTATCCCATGTACTTGGATCTTCGGCCATACACGTCTCAGACAGCTGGAGAACCCCTCCTCTACTCCTTATATGCTGTCCTGGTGCACAGCGGTGGCAGCTGTCATACAGGACACTATTTCTGCTACACGAAG GCCAGCAATGGACTGTGGTACGAGATGGACGATTCGTCTGTGGTTCCCTGTGACTTCAACacagttctcaggcagcaagcCTATTTACTGTTCTATGTCAG AAGACAATTACTACCTGCGTCGTTCAGTGCTGTCAAACCCGAGCTACCCCACGTCAGTCCTTATCCTTCCTTGCTGGGCTTtaggctgctgcccaggtctaaactgctgctcctctgctatCTGAAGCTGGCTAATGTAGAGGAGAGTAGTTAA